One window of the Triticum dicoccoides isolate Atlit2015 ecotype Zavitan chromosome 3B, WEW_v2.0, whole genome shotgun sequence genome contains the following:
- the LOC119278617 gene encoding U-box domain-containing protein 44-like, producing MPPGAGRRAAVDVEDLLVRVKNGAGPELGAVAREVAALAGEGRLGEDEEGGVLVPALLARLAGAGDAEVRVLVMAALRRLAGCAGGETKERMASIEALSSIVRSLSRDVDERMEAIALLLDLSDIPQVRQRIGRIKGCIVMLVTLRNAHESRTYDDAEKLLHILSYNPQNVLLMAEAGYFRPLIHYLKEGSDMNKILMATAISKMFLSEQMKSSLGEDGAVEPLVEMFKSGNHEAKHSALAALRNLSSSLQNAELLINCGITGSLLQLLCSVTSVLMTLREPAAAILSNIAQSDRILLHRDAAPQMLSLLNLSCPVIQLHLLRALNSICGYTNAKRARAKIRQNGGVQLLLPFLREKNVGIKVAALNLMFHLSKDASQELAEQIRETHLDILVKIIASPTPGIAEKAAAVGVLSNLPVADKNITKFLTQANLLPVLISLLEANISASPSQLKLWLLEGIAGVLARFTVPWDKKLQSLAVGHGVVPWLVKLLSEGSVKAKSKSATSLAQLSQNSVALRKAKSPRWLCVPPSAESYCIVHDYQCTVKSTFCLVKAGAVNPLVQILEGEEREADGAVLEALATLVHDEIWENGSRAIEKASGVHALLRVAEAGELTSQDKAIWILERIFRLEEHREQYGGIVQALLIDLAQKGDPVLKPMIGRILAHLQLLQTQSSYF from the exons ATGCCGCCGGGGGCGGGCCGCCGGGCGGCGGTGGACGTGGAGGACCTGCTGGTGCGCGTCAAGAACGGCGCCGGGCCCGAGCTCGGCGCCGTGGCGCGGGAGGTGGCCgcgctggccggcgaggggaggctcGGGGAGGACGAGGAGGGCGGGGTCCTGGTGCCGGCGCTGCTCGCGCGGCTCGCCGGCGCGGGGGACGCCGAGGTCAGGGTCCTCGTCATGGCCGCGCTGCGGCGCCTCGCGGGATGCGCCGGCGGAGAGACCAAG GAGAGGATGGCAAGCATTGAGGCACTTTCAAGCATCGTACGCTCCTTGTCTAGAGACGTCGATGAGAGAATGGAAGCAATTGCGCTGCTATTGGATTTGTCAGACATTCCACAGGTCCGGCAGAGGATTGGCAGGATCAAAGGATGTATAGTGATGCTGGTCACGCTGAGGAATGCACACGAATCACGCACCTATGATGACGCAGAGAAGTTGCTGCACATTTTGTCATATAACCCACAAAATGTGCTGCTCATGGCAGAGGCTGGCTATTTTCGACCATTGATACATTACCTGAAAGAAG GTTCAGATATGAACAAGATCCTAATGGCAACCGCTATTTCCAAGATGTTCCTCTCTGAACAGATGAAATCTTCCCTTGGAGAAGACGGAGCGGTCGAGCCCCTTGTGGAGATGTTTAAATCTGGAAACCATGAAGCCAAGCACTCAGCCCTAGCCGCCTTGCGTAATCTCTCTAGCTCTCTGCAAAACGCAGAACTTTTGATAAATTGTGGCATAACTGGATCACTGCTTCAACTCCTTTGCTCGGTCACATCAGTGCTCATGACCCTTAGAGAGCCAGCCGCGGCTATACTCTCAAATATAGCACAATCTGATCGTATCCTACTCCATAGGGATGCAGCTCCTCAGATGCTCTCACTTCTTAACTTATCGTGTCCAGTAATTCAGCTGCATCTTTTAAGGGCCCTCAATAGTATTTGTGGGTACACAAACGCTAAGAGGGCTAGAGCTAAAATTAGACAAAATGGTGGAGTGCAGCTCCTCCTGCCATTCCTTAGAGAAAAGAATGTTGGTATCAAAGTTGCTGCTTTGAATTTAATGTTCCATCTATCAAAAGATGCTTCACAAGAATTGGCCGAACAGATCAGGGAGACCCATCTTGATATCTTAGTGAAGATTATTGCTTCTCCTACACCTGGGATTGCCGAGAAGGCTGCAGCTGTTGGTGTCCTAAGTAACCTCCCGGTGGCAGATAAGAATATCACTAAGTTTCTCACACAAGCAAACTTGCTTCCAGTTCTGATCTCCTTATTGGAGGCAAACATCTCAGCATctccgtcgcaactaaaactgtggTTACTTGAGGGCATTGCTGGTGTGTTAGCCAGGTTCACCGTTCCTTGGGATAAGAAACTACAAAGCTTAGCAGTTGGACATGGGGTAGTTCCTTGGCTCGTCAAGCTGCTTTCAGAAGGATCAGTAAAGGCAAAGTCTAAATCAGCGACATCTTTGGCTCAACTGTCACAGAATTCAGTAGCATTACGCAAGGCAAAATCTCCAAGGTGGCTTTGTGTTCCCCCATCAGCCGAGTCTTACTGTATTGTTCACGATTACCAGTGCACTGTGAAGAGCACTTTCTGCTTGGTAAAAGCTGGTGCTGTCAACCCACTGGTCCAAATACTAGAAGGCGAAGAGCGTGAAGCAGATGGAGCGGTGCTGGAAGCGCTGGCTACCCTCGTGCACGACGAGATCTGGGAGAACGGGAGCAGGGCGATAGAGAAGGCGTCAGGTGTCCATGCTCTGCTGAGAGTCGCCGAGGCAGGCGAGCTGACCTCCCAGGACAAGGCAATATGGATTCTGGAGAGGATCTTCCGGCTCGAAGAGCACAGAGAGCAGTATGGCGGGATCGTGCAGGCTCTGCTCATCGATCTCGCTCAGAAAGGTGACCCTGTCCTGAAACCGATGATCGGCAGGATCCTTGCTCACCTTCAGCTACTTCAAACGCAGTCCAGCTACTTTTAA